Proteins from a single region of Plasmodium brasilianum strain Bolivian I chromosome 13, whole genome shotgun sequence:
- a CDS encoding hypothetical protein (conserved Plasmodium protein) has translation MKNKKKKKKKDSKIKKRGEEEGGENHTKEIIGKEDVARDMDKGVDKDAEGCANGSEQGKNNNFLIDNLINTENLNNLKSEIMNNVYYYIYESYDQKDYEILENLAKKHEIKGRKITYNVNLPKYNFHDKRTSSAWFLNPQYENYMIEKKKTRKKEYSSSTYEMIEFLFNDKEINMDPKKIEENKSALISDIRDSDFSYESFISEKKKKLKRNKIDLIKMKNTIIFKKGRSIKLEKNELKQNSNNGIVNTTGECKQEGGQGEGKTPGEPQQVEEQPRKDHSENDLFGTINNYVPDMSLFDIFNIVTDKEDKYSKNGKEVVPCVDVIQVQTEEDDKEVTDGKEVVDGKKAVGDKGINTEGKVTDDKDVDVEREAAVNNEIEKKKREKELLELEIENIKKKKELEELELQLIENKKKKVLAMKSTDDREKETNSKKERIQTKESIHTKEDASEDKINKEEEDSKGCDKISNEMSEQQRENAVEVKDNKIVEEKKNKTSESLSLQENEINDCLNDYIKQKKKKEKKKNSWAMYGRPKVKRERNNILRKMSTSKSFDVFDKYTYYAERFFEIVTGYNSEPDNFSHYSEKEDSIKEVSTEDNKNKNIGNGNNNDNGNINSNSNSKCNNKSKQEEWCKSNGYKMDIHNIGEKIKKNINENYDFYLLGRPKYEKRNNYHKSKSTTHNTILKKNGIKTKKKKKKISLNRSISQNKLSKIDQFNIGVIESTKLKLKEKIEQKNNYSFVRNIMGKNLQKYNLINDEERVKNVDLKFKRKMIYEALDDTDFVGDLDEIRKENFEEMHIKNGSFCEKRGESELLAYRRENINQLSKKEEVRRLEEIKWVEEMKQVEEMKRMEEVKRVEDIRRKKELRELEEKRMAKAMQEEMKRIEEAKRVEEAKRVEEVKRVEEAKRVEEAKRVEEAKRVEEAKRVEEAKRVEEAKRMEEKRVQEMKRQEEKRRREEIKRREEIKRQEEIKRREEIKRREEKRRREEIKRQEEVKRLEEVKRMEEIERLDEIKRLEELKQLEEKRLEEMKILAQLRKLEELKKVEEMGEDNRLGLLELLGEKKEGTEMKKREEEQSLGNVKEKDLFSNFLKKIYRANPLSYYYLKEDRDKIGKLISDKEKEADEEMKSNLLDTLEKEKQQRNRESANYFSTKNNLIIDGKKEDKDEYDHKDEDGYEDNDQNVKEEDKNIKKKIMPNLSCTKNYDIFDQLEKQRKRIFREKKASSKISSNKVGNRNLLKNTYMNNSLIISSLKNKKQEKPQEVFQREEQQEKPQEMFQREEQQGGKIQRKQMQEEKKKMLLRMRNRNLKYNSLQGENLRHFMEKNLGNNISVSDNEDNIYGTNDDEHDVHNVHGVYDVNDVYDAHGVHDTHGVYNLHNPYVAHNVNDSHDDIFLTETEESFLKIDESDISNSHIFKTHIYKESYNNKGKDGDRDIREYFKNNYESSDIRNDSLYPENFTLSDEINNISSSNAYKHSGWTYDELLKSYEKEININRNLKNYRNEEMKNKYPYLGYYKDDLSKNSEEAHFDFEKKKSEYEKKNFYNIDRYNLYDNNILTSRDSIKAEEKNFSNFDSLKGSSSYYYYYYKKGDPFTNYSFEKMRSENYHYVKGTVAGEGSSNLKFDYNDGGNNAIGGSNDLGSSSAIDSNNYIDGSNNIDGSNNIDGSNNIDGSNNIDGSNNIDGSNNIGCNGRGDHNDHGDILTKIMNNLNGLNNKIKSIELNFNNDKYEKNISDIYNTDDFKKDEDLYSYSNYQSNGLVNINMHNSYKDMHSRYYV, from the coding sequence atgaagaacaaaaaaaagaagaagaagaaagattcgaaaattaaaaagagagGGGAAGAAGAGGGGGGAGAAAACCACACGAAAGAAATCATAGGAAAGGAAGATGTTGCACGAGATATGGACAAAGGAGTAGACAAAGATGCGGAAGGATGTGCGAACGGAAGTGAACAggggaaaaataataacttcCTTATAGACAACCTAATTAACACTGAGaacttaaataatttaaagagtgaaataatgaataatgtgtactattatatatacgaatCATATGACCAGAAGGATTATGAAATTTTAGAAAATCTAGCTAAAAAACATGaaataaaaggaagaaaaataacTTATAATGTTAATTTACCCAAATACAATTTTCATGATAAAAGAACATCAAGTGCTTGGTTTCTAAACCCacaatatgaaaattatatgatagaaaaaaagaaaacaagaaaaaaagagtattCCTCATCAACATATGAAATGATAGAATTTCTATTCAATgataaagaaattaatatGGACcctaaaaaaatagaagaaaataaaagtgcACTTATATCAGATATTAGAGACAGCGATTTCTCGTATGAAAGTTTTAtaagtgaaaaaaagaaaaagttgaaaagaaataaaatagatttaattaaaatgaaaaataccattattttcaaaaaaggaCGGAGTATTAagttagaaaaaaatgaactaaaGCAAAATTCGAATAACGGTATAGTAAACACAACAGGTGAGTGCAAACAAGAGGGAGGGCAAGGGGAGGGGAAAACACCTGGTGAACCTCAACAGGTGGAAGAACAACCAAGGAAGGACCACAGTGAAAATGATTTGTTTGGAACAATTAACAATTATGTACCTGATATGTCCCTATTcgatatttttaatatcgtTACGGATAAGGAGGATAAGTACAgcaaaaatggaaaagagGTTGTACCCTGTGTAGATGTGATACAAGTTCAGACAGAAGAGGACGATAAGGAAGTAACGGATGGCAAGGAAGTGGTGGATGGAAAGAAAGCGGTGGGTGACAAGGGAATAAACACCGAAGGGAAAGTTACTGATGACAAGGATGTAGACGTCGAGAGGGAAGCCGCTGTTAACaatgaaatagaaaaaaagaagagagaAAAAGAGCTCCTAGAACTAGAAAtagagaatataaaaaagaaaaaggagtTAGAAGAGTTAGAACTGCAActaatagaaaataaaaaaaaaaaagttttagcTATGAAATCCACAGATGACAGGGAAAAAGAAACGAATTCAAAAAAGGAGAGAATACAAACAAAAGAGAGCATACACACAAAAGAGGATGCAAGTGAGGATAAGATAAATAAGGAGGAGGAAGACAGTAAAGGGTGTGACAAAATCTCGAATGAAATGAGTGAGCAACAGAGGGAAAATGCTGTCGAGGTGAAAGATAACAAAATTGtggaagaaaagaaaaataaaacaagcGAATCTCTATCACTAcaagaaaatgaaattaatgaTTGCTTGaatgattatataaaacaaaaaaaaaagaaggaaaaaaaaaaaaacagttgGGCCATGTATGGTAGACCTAAGgttaaaagagaaagaaacAATATTTTGAGAAAAATGTCCACTTCAAAAAGTTTTGATGTATTTGATAAGTACACTTATTATGCTGAAAGATTTTTCGAAATTGTCACAGGATATAATAGTGAACCAGATAATTTTTCCCATTACAGTGAGAAGGAAGATAGTATAAAGGAAGTTAGCACAGAggataataagaataaaaatattggtaatggtaataataatgataacgGTAATATcaatagtaacagtaatagtaaatgtaataataaaagtaaacaAGAAGAGTGGTGTAAATCTAATGGATATAAAATGGACATTCATAATAtaggagaaaaaataaaaaagaatattaatgaaaattatgatttttatCTATTGGGTAGaccaaaatatgaaaaaaggaataattatCATAAATCTAAATCTACTACTCATaatactattttaaaaaaaaatggtataaaaacgaaaaaaaaaaaaaaaaaaatttctttaaatagATCTATTTCACAAAATAAGCTTTCCAAAATTGACCAGTTCAATATAGGTGTTATAGAAAGCACAAAATTAAagttaaaggaaaaaatagagcaaaaaaataattattcatttgtCCGTAATATTATGGGCaaaaatttgcaaaaatacaatttaatCAATGATGAAGAAAGGGTAAAAAACGTCGATTTGaaatttaaaaggaaaatgataTATGAGGCATTGGATGACACTGATTTTGTTGGAGACTTGGATGAAATaaggaaagaaaattttgaagaaatgcatattaaaaatggtTCTTTTTGTGAAAAGCGTGGTGAGTCTGAGTTATTGGCGTACAGGAGAGAAAATATAAACCAACTGAGCAAAAAGGAAGAGGTGAGAAGGTTAGAAGAGATTAAGTGGGTGGAGGAAATGAAGCAGGTGGAAGAAATGAAGCGAATGGAAGAGGTGAAGCGAGTTGAGGatataagaagaaaaaaggagTTAAGAGAGTTAGAAGAAAAGAGAATGGCCAAGGCAATGCAGGAAGAAATGAAGCGGATAGAAGAAGCGAAAAGGGTGGAAGAAGCGAAAAGGGTGGAAGAAGTGAAAAGGGTGGAAGAAGCGAAAAGGGTGGAAGAAGCGAAAAGGGTGGAAGAAGCGAAAAGGGTGGAAGAAGCGAAAAGGGTGGAAGAAGCGAAAAGGGTGGAAGAAGCAAAAAGGATGGAAGAAAAGAGGGTACAAGAAATGAAAAGAcaggaagaaaaaagaagacgGGAAGAGATAAAAAGACGGGAAGAGATAAAAAGACAGGAAGAGATAAAAAGACGGGAAGAGATAAAAAGAcgggaagaaaaaagaagacgGGAGGAGATAAAAAGACAGGAAGAGGTAAAAAGATTGGAAGAAGTGAAAAGAATGGAAGAGATAGAAAGACTAGATGAGATAAAAAGACTGGAAGAATTAAAACAACTGGAGGAAAAAAGGCTGGAAGAAATGAAGATACTGGCGCAATTGAGAAAAttagaagaattaaaaaaagtggaAGAAATGGGAGAGGACAATCGATTAGGACTGTTAGAACTTTTAggtgaaaaaaaggaaggcacagaaatgaaaaaacgaGAAGAAGAACAAAGTCTAGGAAATGTAAAAGAAAAGGACTTATTcagtaattttttaaaaaaaatatatagagcAAATCCGTTGTCCTATTATTACTTAAAGGAAGATAGGGATAAAATTGGAAAATTAATAAGCgacaaagaaaaagaagcagATGAAGAAATGAAGTCAAATTTGTTAGACACattagaaaaggaaaagcaaCAAAGAAACAGAGAAAGTGCCAATTATTTTagcacaaaaaataatttaattattgatggaaaaaaagaagataaggATGAATACGACCATAAGGATGAGGATGGATACGAAGATAACGACCAAAATGTGAAAGAAGAggacaaaaatataaaaaagaaaatcatGCCCAACTTATCTTgcacaaaaaattatgacaTTTTTGATCAACTAGAAAAACAAAGGAAAAGAATTTTTCGGGAAAAAAAGGCTAGCAGTAAAATCAGTTCAAACAAAGTTGGTAACAggaatttgttaaaaaatacgTACATGAACAATTCGCTGATAATAAGCAGTCTCAAAAATAAGAAGCAGGAGAAGCCACAGGAAGTGTTCCAGAGAGAGGAGCAGCAGGAGAAGCCACAGGAAATGTTCCAGAGAGAGGAGCAGCAGGGGGGGAAAATACAGCGGAAGCAGATGCAggaagagaagaaaaaaatgttactGAGGATGAGGAATAGAAATTTAAAGTACAACAGTTTGCAAGGGGAAAATTTGCGTCattttatggaaaaaaatttaggaaATAACATATCGGTATCAGACAATGAGGATAACATATATGGCACTAATGATGACGAGCATGATGTACATAATGTACATGGTGTATATGATGTAAATGATGTATATGATGCACATGGTGTACATGATACACATGgtgtatataatttacataacCCATATGTCGCACATAACGTGAACGATTCACATgatgatatttttttgacAGAAACAGAAGagtcatttttaaaaattgacGAGAGTGATATATCAAActcacatatatttaaaacacacatatataaagaatCCTACAACAATAAGGGAAAGGATGGTGATCGAGATATTAGAGAATACTTCAAGAACAACTATGAGTCTTCAGATATAAGAAATGATTCCCTTTATCCTGAAAACTTTACACTATcagatgaaataaataatatcagTAGTTCTAATGCTTATAAACATAGTGGTTGGACATATGACGAGCTACTGAAAAgttatgaaaaagaaattaatataaatagaaaCCTAAAGAATTACagaaatgaagaaatgaaaaacaaatatcCATATTTGGGGTATTATAAGGAtgatttatcaaaaaatagtGAAGAGGCTCATTTTGattttgaaaagaaaaaaagtgaatatgaaaagaaaaatttttacaatatagataggtataatttatatgacaATAATATCTTAACAAGTAGGGATTCAATAAAAGctgaggaaaaaaatttttcgaATTTTGATTCTTTAAAGGGTTCAtcttcatattattattattattataaaaaaggggACCCTTTTACTAATTATTCCTTTGAAAAAATGAGGAGtgaaaattatcattatgtAAAGGGGACTGTGGCGGGGGAAGGAAGCTCTAACCTCAAATTTGATTACAACGATGGTGGTAATAATGCCATTGGCGGTTCTAATGACCTTGGAAGTAGTAGTGCCATCGATAGTAATAACTACATTGACGGTAGTAACAACATTGATGGTAGTAACAACATTGATGGTAGTAATAACATTGATGGTAGTAACAACATTGATGGTAGTAATAACATTGATGGTAGTAATAACATTGGTTGTAACGGAAGAGGTGATCATAACGATCATGGGGATATACTCacgaaaattatgaacaatttAAATGGTTTaaacaacaaaataaaatccATAGAACTTAATTTCAATAATGATaagtatgaaaaaaatatttccgatatatataatacagacgattttaaaaaagatgagGATTTATATTCTTACTCAAATTATCAAAGTAACGGTCtggtaaatataaacatgcaTAATAGTTATAAGGACATGCATTCGCGTTATTACGTTTAA
- a CDS encoding shewanella-like protein phosphatase 2 — protein sequence MWYAKILFLLNYLVILLKISYVQNSTSFSNIKWDHDLYSIGDIHGDMDAFLKILINEKIIDENGNIIKENTLIVMTGDVLDPNYDDINILFFIQIYNDRGKDSNSKILLLLGNHEVKNLCLDFKYKKSDKGKYRNRNNMFKKNEILYNYLMNSPLVVKVNDITFSHAGVLPFYAFYGIDFMNEEGKKEIKNNCEVLKEKRKRKEELCICCEDGPTLTRYYSIVNDNIFKRSMVCSTLNKSLIMLKSSRMVVGHTVQKNKRVNSFCNERLLLADTGISKWKKGVISYVQYFKDGTYVWYNSSNSCAYDNSEC from the exons ATGTGGTAcgcaaaaattttattccttttaaatTACTTAGTGATACTATTGAAAATAAGTTATGTACAAAATTCCACAagtttttcaaatataaagTGGGATCATGATTTATATAGTATAGGTGACATACATGGGGACATGGatgcttttttaaaaattttgataaatgaaaaaataattgatgaaaatggaaatataattaaagagAATACATTAATTGTGATGACTGGTGATGTATTAGATCCAAATTATgatgatataaatattttattttttattcaaatatataatgatagAGGGAAAGATAGTAATTCCAAAATACTACTGCTTTTAGGTAATcatgaagtaaaaaatttgtgtttagattttaaatataaaaaatcgGATAAGggtaaatatagaaatagaaataatatgtttaagaaaaatgaaattttatataattatttaatgaacaGTCCACTAGTTGTAAAAGTAAATGATATAACTTTTTCACATGCAGGTGTACTACctttttatgctttttatGGTATTGATTTTATGAATGaagaagggaaaaaagaaataaaaaataactgTGAAGtgttaaaggaaaaaagaaaaaggaaagaggAACTATGTATTTGTTGTGAAGATGGACCAACATTAACTAGGTACTATTCTATTgttaatgataatatatttaaaaggtCGATGGTTTGTTCCACTCTAAATAAATCCTTAATTATGTTGAAATCTAGCAGAATGGTTGTTGGACATACcgttcaaaaaaataaaagagttaATAGTTTTTGCAACGAAAGGCTTTTATTAGCTGACACAGGCATTagtaaatggaaaaaagggGTTATATCTTATGTGCAGTATTTTAAGGATGGAACGTATGTG TGgtataatagtagtaatagttgTGCCTACGACAATTCGGAGTGTTAA
- a CDS encoding IMP-specific 5'-nucleotidase 1: protein MEEIDINSYDKNEDMECTFFEQEKYDILALSDRGVINSHMKKNIIHWNNRYSYNQLKNKDSLIMFLVNIFRSLFLSNCIDKNIDNVLLSIEEMFTDHYYNPMHSRLKYLIDDVVCDRENYKNGELDRKHFLIENFILSVEDGLDLLTFDADETLYPDGYDFHDEVLASYISSLLKKMNIAIVTAASYNNDAEKYQKRLQELLKYFSKHNIEDGSYQNFYVMGGESNYLFKCNEKANLYSVPQGEWNHYKKHVDDETVQNILNISQKCLEQVITDFRLCAQIQRKEKSIGLVPNKMPSLNNKNEQKNYMIKYEVLEEAVIRVKKEIIKNKIEVPYCVFNGGQDLWVDIGNKAEGLIILQKLLKIQKKKCCHIGDQFLYSGNDFPTRFCSLTLWVSNPQETKACLKSILNLNMKSFVPEVLYENQ, encoded by the exons atggaagaaataGACATTAATTCATATGACAAGAATGAGGATATGGAATGTACCTTTTTTGAGCAAGAAAAGTATGATATATTGGCCTTATCCGATAGAGGCG tCATTAATTCacatatgaagaaaaatattattcacTGGAATAATCGTTATAGTTATAACCAgttgaaaaataaagacaGTTTAATCATGTTTttagttaatatatttaggtCTCTTTTTCTCTCAAACTGTATTGACAAAAATATTGATAATGTTTTGTTAAGCATAGAGGAAATGTTTACAGACCATTATTACAATCCTATGCACAGCAGATTGAAGTATTTAATAGACGATGTTG TGTGTGATagagaaaattataaaaatggagAATTAGATAGAAAGCACTTTTTAATTGAAAATTTC ATCTTATCTGTTGAAGATGGACTGGATTTACTAACTTTTGATGCAGACGAAACATTATACCCAGATGGCTATGATTTTCATGATGAAGTTTTAGCTAGCTACATTTCCAGCTTGCTAAAGAAAATGAACATAGCAATAGTTACTGCCGCTT CCTACAACAACGATGCggaaaaatatcaaaaacgGTTGCAGgaattgttaaaatatttttctaagcATAATATTGAGGATGGATCTTaccaaaatttttatgttatggGGGGTGAAAGTAATTACttatttaa aTGCAATGAAAAAGCGAACCTATATTCAGTACCTCAAGGTGAATGGAATCATTATAAAAAGCATGTAGATGATGAGACGGTtcagaatatattaaatatatctcAGAAATGCTTAGAACAGGTGATTACAGATTTTAGACTATGTGCACAAATtcaaagaaaagaaaaatcaaTTGGTCTAGTCCCTAATAAAATGCcatcattaaataataaaaatg agcAAAAGAATTACATGATAAAGTACGAAGTATTAGAGGAGGCTGTTATTCGCGTGAAGAAGgagattataaaaaata aaatagaGGTACCATACTGTGTATTTAACGGAGGTCAGGATTTGTGGGTGGATATAGGGAATAAGGCAGAGGGGTTAATAATCTTAcagaaattattaaaaatacagaaaaaaaaatgttgtcATATTGGTGATCAATTTTTATACTCAGGAAATGACTTCCCCACAAG GTTTTGCAGTTTAACTTTATGGGTTAGTAACCCACAAGAAACAAAGGCCTGCTTAAAAAGTATACTGAACTTAAATATGAAATCTTTTGTTCCTGAAGTTTTATATGAAAACCAATAG
- a CDS encoding eukaryotic translation initiation factor 3 subunit C, translating to MQSKFWAKGVDDDSGDNATESSENEVDNKKPLVSAQAERWAAIDSSSSEGEERVIKSYEGKRIDFYKNTGNNLNEGMNNKDFNQLVKDYDNLYKFMIKESEDRIPKFAIVYLDKLAKFVESTFQSNVEKKDLSKNKAQALNKLKAKIRKCSEFYQNKLKLYHENPDDFKMDQDKDDDEEDNEEEDEEEDEEGEEDEEDKEEDKEKGENEEKKKGKDEVKIKKDKEKNADEQDDSDDWSYSDDDEYASDDEDDKTKSAMSKWGLKTSEKVEKKKAVKTKKIKKDGVKKEEKTIHIDESQSAKNKAYAELLSTKNLSEEVIRNRVKFVIEKRGRKGLDKHEHINILSKLCEIAKTISTQSYIEVLEHLINLEFDVVSSVYTYMSFNIWNKAFKYIELILDLLIQNDNFYLISINITEEITEETINEKEKISRSCKTLISFLAKLDDELLKALLYIDVQTEEYRKRLGKTVHMIGLLYKGYNYVKYTKKMPDLAIYISTRILEHMHYKPEALFKQIWHLITDGKESLESLYDASSADGKKENIKENNADVSGVVNGANYVANHVSNLDNKNNNDDVEKKQKEQSRNDSNCLKKSEQSCPKKIVEKYVYEIFEHGTKQQKIRALLQLSYNKSLHDDFLEAKELLNVANVHELALSSDIQTQILYNRNLIQLGLCAFRHGKIYEAHCCLVEICSQNKHRELIAQGISTLKNQEKTVEQERAEKRRLLSFHMHISIELIECVNNICAMLLEVPNLAKNSYESKKDVISRQFRRFLDIYDKQIFNSPPENNKEIIILATKYLQKGNWKLCCEKIFSLSIWSKFTDKEKVQDILQEKIKQEAMRTYIFRYISIYDSFSVEQLCVMFDLNQNIVHSLLSKMMINHEIPACWNESSQYILINKINPTTLQTMALKLAENINEVMEQNELSLNMKNPKFKFMQERRTQLKDEKSNWTHKKGDAKYGKNYNQHKNVHYKKNYKDKNANKNYTQN from the exons atgcagtCCAAATTTTGGGCCAAGGGGGTGGATGATGATAGTGGTGACAATGCGACTGAATCTTCTGAAAATGAAGTTGAT aacaaGAAACCCCTAGTATCGGCCCAGGCAGAGCGATGGGCAGCCATTGATAGCAGCAGCTCGGAAGGGGAAGAGAGGGTAATAAAAAGCTACGAAGGAAAAAGGATtgacttttataaaaatacggggaataatttaaatgaaggtatgaataataaagatTTCAACCAGCTAGTAAAGGATTAcgataatttatataaatttatgattAAAGAAAGTGAAGATCGAATACCAAAATTTGCAATTGTGTACTTAGATAAATTAGCGAAATTTGTTGAAAGTACATTTCAAAGTAatgtagaaaaaaaggatctaagtaaaaataaagcacAAGCATTAAATAAACTGAAAGCAAAAATTAGAAAGTGTAGTGAGTTTTATCAAAACAAACTAAAGTTATATCATGAAAATCCAGACGATTTTAAAATGGATCAAGATAAGGATGACGATGAAGAAGATAATGAGGAAGAGGATGAAGAAGAGGACGAAGAAGGAGAAGAAGATGAGGAGGATAAAGAAGAGGATAAggaaaaaggagaaaatgaagaaaagaaaaaaggaaaagatgaagtaaaaataaagaaggataaggaaaaaaatgctGATGAACAGGATGATAGTGATGATTGGTCATATAGTGATGATGATGAATATGCATCAGATGATGAAGatgataaaacaaaaagtgCTATGAGTAAATGGGGATTAAAAACAAGTGAAAAagttgaaaaaaagaaagcagtaaaaactaaaaaaataaaaaaagatggtgttaaaaaggaagaaaaaacaatacATATAGATGAAAGTCAGTCAGCTAAGAATAAAGCTTATGCAGAATTATTAAGTACTAAAAATTTATCAGAAGAAGTTATAAGAAATAGAGTAAAGTTTGTTATTGAAAAGAGGGGCAGAAAAGGCTTAGATAAACATGAGCATATCAACATTTTGTCTAAATTATGTGAAATAGCAAAAACGATAAGTACTCAGTCATATATTGAAGTATTAGAGCATTTAATTAACTTAGAATTTGATGTTGTTTCTAgtgtttatacatatatgtcttttaatatatggaaCAAggcatttaaatatattgaacttatattagatttattaattcagaatgataatttttatttaatctctattaatattactgAAGAAATAACAGAAGAAACtattaatgaaaaggaaaagatttCAAGATCTTGTAAAACACTTATATCCTTTTTGGCAAAGTTAGATGATGAATTGTTGAAAGCTTTACTATATATCGATGTTCAAACAGAAGAGTATAGAAAAAGGTTGGGGAAAACAGTTCATATGATTGGATTATTGTATAAAGGCTACAATTATGTGAAGTATACGAAAAAAATGCCTGACTTGGCAATATATATTTCGACAAGAATATTGGAACACATGCATTACAAGCCCGAAGCGCTGTTTAAGCAAATATGGCACTTGATAACTGACGGAAAGGAAAGCCTAGAATCGTTATATGATGCCAGCAGTGCTGACGGAAAGAAggaaaacataaaagaaaataatgcAGATGTTAGTGGGGTTGTTAACGGCGCGAATTACGTTGCTAACCACGTTTCTAACCTCGATAACAAAAACAATAATGATGATGTGGAAAAGAAGCAGAAGGAACAATCGAGAAACGATTCAAATTGTTTGAAAAAAAGTGAACAGTCGTgtccaaaaaaaattgttgaaaaatatgtgtatGAAATATTTGAGCACGGCACAAAACAGCAAAAAATAAGAGCATTACTACAACTGTCCTATAATAAAAGTTTACATGATGATTTTTTGGAGGCAAAGGAGTTATTAAATGTAGCAAATGTTCATGAATTAGCTCTTAGTTCAGATATACAAACACAAATATTATACAATAGAAATTTAATTCAGTTAGGATTATGTGCATTTAGACATGGGAAAATATATGAAGCACATTGCTGTTTAGTAGAAATTTGTTCTCAAAATAAACATAGGGAATTAATTGCTCAAGGTATATcaacattaaaaaatcaaGAAAAAACAGTAGAACAAGAAAGAGCAGAAAAAAGGAGATTACTGTCTtttcatatgcatatatcaATTGAATTAATTGAatgtgttaataatatttgtgCAATGTTATTGGAAGTACCAAATTTAGCAAAAAATTCGTATGAATCAAAAAAGGATGTTATATCAAGACAATTTAGAAGatttttagatatatatgataaacaaatttttaatagtcctccagaaaataataaagaaattattatattagcaacaaaatatttacaaaaaggaaattgGAAATTATGttgtgaaaaaatatttagtttATCCATTTGGTCCAAATTTACGGATAAGGAAAAAGTTCAAGATATACttcaagaaaaaattaaacaggAAGCTAtgagaacatatatatttcgtTACATATCCATATATGACTCTTTTTCAGTAGAACAATTATGTGTTATGTTTGATTTGAACCAAAACATTGTTCATTCACTTTTAAGTAAAATGATGATAAATCATGAAATACCGGCATGTTGGAATGAAAGTAGTCAATATATTCtcattaacaaaattaaccCCACAACCCTGCAGACAATGGCCCTCAAATTGGCAGAAAATATTAACGAAGTGATGGAGCAAAATGAGTTATccttaaatatgaaaaatccaaa GTTCAAGTTTATGCAAGAGAGGAGAACTCAGTTAAAAGATGAAAAGTCCAATTGGACGCACAAAAAGGGGGACGCAAAGTacggaaaaaattataatcaGCACAAAAATGtgcattataaaaaaaattataaggaCAAAAATGCGAACAAAAATTACAcgcaaaattaa